In Fibrobacterota bacterium, the sequence TCCTTCGGGGGGCATCGCCCGAGCAAGCGCGTCGCGATTTTTAACTTAAGCCGGTGGACGCGTTGCATACTCCTTTCGGATTGCTGCTGGCCCAGCTATCCGTAGTGGTGGGCATCGCCGGAACCTGCGGCTTGCTGGCGAAACGCTTGGGGCAACCCGCCGTGATCGGCGAGATGGCCGCGGGCATCGCCCTGGGCCCGTCCCTGCTGGGCCATTTTTTCCCCGGCTTTTCGCAAGCCTTGTTCCCGCCGGCGAGCCTAGGGACCTTGAACCTGCTCAGCCAAGTGGGCGTGATCCTGTTCCTGTTTTCCATGGGGATGGAGATCGATTTGGCTTCGGTGCGGCGGCATGCGCGGCAGGCGCTGTTCGTCAGCCCGGCGGGAATCGTCGTGCCCTTCCTATTGGGGGCGGGCGCGGCGGCCTTCCTCTACTCAGGCATCGCTCCGCCGCAAGTGCCCTTCCCCGCCTTCGCGCTATTCCTGGGAAGCGCATTGAGCGTCACGGCCTTCCCGGTGCTGGCCCGCATCCTGGCGGAACGGAACCTGCTGGCGACGGCTTTGGGGCATACCGCCATGGCCAGCGCCGCCGTGGAAGACGTGATCGCGTGGATCCTGCTGGCGTTGATCATCGCGGTAGCCAAGGCGGCTTCGCCCTTCTCCGCGGCCGCGGTGGCGCTGGCCGCCTCCGCCTTCACCCTGGCGATGTTGTTCGTGTTGCGGCCCGCCGCGCGCCGCCTGCCGGTGCTCGATCCCGATGGCCGGCCCAAACGGGGAGCGGTACTCGCCGCCCTGATCGTTCTCTTCTTGTCTTCCCTATGCACCGAGGCCATCGGCATCCACGCCTTGTTCGGGGCCTTCCTGGCGGGCGCGGCCATGCCTTCCCAATCGGCCTTCCGGACCTTCTTGCGCGAACGGTTGGAGTATCCGGCATCGCTTTTCCTGCTTCCCGTGTTTTTCGCCTCGACGGGTTTGCGCACTCGCGTGGATAGCCTCACGAGCGCGGTAGACTGGGGGGTCTTCGCGCTTTTATTGGCCTTGGCGGTGGCGGGCAAGCTGGGAGGCGTGAGCCTGGCTTCACGGGCCGCGGGTGCGCCTTGGCGCGAAGCCTTGGCCCTGGGGGCGCTCATGAATACCCGGGGATTGATGGAGTTGATCGTGTTGAACGTAGGGCTCGACCTGGGTATCCTGCCGCCCCGGTTATTCACCCTGATGGTCCTGGTGGCGCTGGTGACCACCGCCATGACCGGGCCCTTGCTCGATCTGATCCTCGGCAAAACGCCCGGGCAGGTATCCCGCGCGCTCAGCCCCGGATCAAAAGCAAGCGTCCCCCGCGGATCTTGACGTCCGCCAGATGCGCGGTCGCCCGATCGAAAGCCTCCTTGTCGGAGGCCCAATCGCGCGCTTCGATTTTGCCTTTGGAGGAGAGCACGGAAGGCGGCGCGGAGATCCCGTTCATGATGGCCGCGACCGGGACCATGGATAATTTCCCGTCCTCCAGCTTGGGATAACCTTTCATGACCGAATTCAGGTAGCCGTGCACGTGCAGCAGCTTCGCCAGCGTCGCCAAGGCCCCTTTCATCTGCTCCACCGGCAGGCTGTTCCGCGCCACCAGCAGGGTGTCCTCCAGGGAAAGATGATAGTCGAGATGGAGGTTCTCCAGGGCGTCGCTACCGCGGATGAGGTCGTTCAACTCCGCCGCATCCAGGGCCAAGGTATCTTTGGCCGCAGGGTCCGCCGCTTTCGGCGTCGTCAGGAAGCTGTCCACCTTGGCGCGGACGCGCGCCTGGGACTCGGGCGAGGTTTGCACGGACGTAAGTTCCGCCGGACGCGGCGCGACCAGGGCCTTCAGCTGCTTGTATTGCATGGCAAGCAAGATGAGGAAAACCAGCACGAGAAAGGCCGGCATCAGCAGGAGGAAAATAAAGAAAGGCCCCTTCATCAGGGGCTGATTGCCTGCGGCGTTGCGGGATGGGGAGAGGATGGGCTTTCGCACGGGTCCTGCGTAAGCCCCGGTCTAATGGCCAGCGGGAGCGGGCGCTCCAGCCGGAGCGGGCGCTCCTACGGGAGCGGGCGCCGCTTGGGTCGCCGGGGCGGCAGCGGGCGCGGCCTCTTCCGCGGCGTTCTTCGTCACGGGCGAGGTCCAATTGATCTTCTCGTTGAAGGTCGGATCGACCTCTCCCCGGAAGGAAGTATCCACCCAAGTGAACAGCACGAAGATCAGCAGGAACACGAAGTTGGCCAGGAAAATGGTCAGGTTCAGGAGCTTGCTTTCATAGCGCAAGCCCATGAGGAACATGGACACGATAATGCCCATGATCAGCGCCGTCCCCATGATCAGGGTGGTGCGGATGGCATGCAGGTTCAACCAATCGATGCCCAGCTTGTCCACGTCGAGCTGGGACAGGCCGATCATAACGGCGGCGAGGATCAGTAGGGCGAAATAGCTGCCGATGACGGCGCCTTTCGGGAATTCATGGCCGGGAAGGGTGGTATCGTGCATTTGGCTTACCTGATGAGATAAAGGAGGGGGAACAGGAAGACCCATACCAAATCGACCAGGGCCCAATAGATGGCGACCATTTCGATGGGGGTGAAATAGGAACGGCTGAAACGGGTCCGCGAAGTCCGGACCAAGGCGAAGATCATCAGGCCCATGCCCACCAGGACGTGGACGGCATGCAGGCCCGTCATGACGAAGTAGAAGCCGAAGAACACGTGCGAGAAGGGGTCGGTGAAGCCGTGGTGGGCATGCCACAAACGGCCGGGGAGGGTGCCGTGTTCGAACTTCTGGGCGTATTCCAGGGACTTGGTCACCAGGAAGCCGGCGGCGAAGATCAGGCTCAAGATCAGGTTCATGCGGACCTTCGCTTGCTGGCCCGCCTGGGCGGCCACAACCGCCAAGCCCATGGTAAGGCCGGCCGTGAGCAACCAGAAGGTGTTGACCGCTCCGAAGCGCCAATCGAGATGGGCGGAACCTTCGGCGAAACCGCCATGGTGCAAGGTATGGAAGAGCAAGGCGCCGACGAACAAGGCGCCGAACATCATTATTTCCGAGGCAATGAACAACCACATGCCGATCTTGGCGGAATCGAACTCCTGTTCGGCGGAGTCGAAATGATGGGCGACGTGGTGTTCGGGCAATCCGGTTACGGTGGCCATTAGGCTTTCTCCGTCTCGAAGGCGTAGGGACCGTGGGTCACGATAGGGGTCTCGGTAAAGTTATACAGCGGCGGCGGGGAATCCGTCTGCCATTCCAAGGTCTTGGCGCCCCACGGATTGGCCGGGGCCGTCGCGCCCTTCCACAGGGACACGATAAGGTTGATTAGGGCGGTGAACAAGCCGACGGCGAGGATGACCACGCCTACGGTGGAGATCTGATGGTAAATCTGGAACTGATCCCAGTAATGGTAGTACCGGCGCGGGCTTCCAAGCGAACCCATGATCAACTGCACGAAGAAGGTGACGTTGAAGCCGATGAATACGGTGATGGAGGCCAGCTTGCCCACAGTCTCGTTGTACATCTTGCCCGTCATCTTCGGCCACCAGTAGTGGATGCCGCCGATGAAGGCGATCATGGTGCTGCCCATGGCTACGTAGTGGAAATGGGATACGATGAAATAGGTGTCATGCAAATGGATGTCCACCGACAGGATGGCCAGGATGATCCCGGTGAGGCCGCCGATGGTGAAGTTCCACAGGAATTGCAGGGCGTACAGCATCGGGGTCTTCAAGTCGATGGAACCCTTGTAGAGGGTAGCCGTCCAGTTGAAGACCTTGATGGCCGAGGGGATCGCCGTGAAGAAGGTCAGGAAGGAAAAGATGGTGTCCGCCAGTTCGGATTGGCCGGCCACGAACATGTGATGGCCCCAAACGACGAACCCGATGATGGCGATGGCCACCGAGGAGTAGGCGACGAAGCGGTATCCGAATATGTCCTTCTTGGCGAAAGCGGCGATGATTTCCGAGGTGATGCCGAAACCCGGGACCACGATGATATATACGGCAGGATGGGAGTAGAACCAGAAGAAGTGCTGCATCAGGAGCGGATCCCCGCCCAAGGCCGGATCGAAGATGCCGATGCCGAAGAAGTTTTCCATCAGCAACAGCAACAGCGTGATGGCCAAAACCGGAGTCGCGAAAATCTGCATGATGCCGGTGGCGTACATGGCCCACAGGAACAGGGGCATGCGGTACCAGGTCATGCCCGGGGCGCGCATGGTGTGCATGGTGACGATGAAGTTAAGGCCCGTCAGGATGGAAGAGAAGCCCAGGATGAAGGCGGCCACCATCATCCACAGTACGGCGGGATTCTGGGACAAGGAGTATGGAGCGTACATGGTCCAACCCTGATCGGCATGACCCGCGACGATGGACCAAAGCGCGATGCCGGCGCCGATCCAGTATAGGTAGAGGCTGGTGAGGTTCAACTTGGGGAAAGCGAGATCCTTGGCGCCGATCTGGATGGGCACGAAGAAATTGCCCAGGGCCGCCGGAATCCCGGGAACCACCACCAGGAACACCATGATCACGCCGTGCAGGGTGAAGAACTGGTTGTACTGATCCGGGGTGAGAAAATCCTTGAGCGGGCTCCATAGCTCGAGCCGGAACAGGAAAGCGAAAGTCCCGCCGGTGATGAAGAAAAGCAGGATGGAAGCCAGGTACATCATCCCGATGCGCTTATGGTCCACCGTGACCAACCAGGACATGAGGCCCTTCTTGGTCTTGAGGTAGTTGATGTTGTCGTGTACGTGGGCAATCATATTAACCGTCCGTCTCTCTTTTTTTCCCGCTACCTAAGTGCACGCTAATGTTCCAAACCTACCAGGCTAACGATCAGATCCGGTCACTTCAACGATTTGATGTAGGCCATGAGGGCGGCGATTTCGCGGTCCGACAATACGCCCTGGAAAACCGGCATCACGGGTTGGAATCCGGTGACGACCTTGGCCGTAGGAACCATCATGGATTCCTTCAGGTACGCCTCGTCCACCATCACCATACCCATATTGGTCGTTTCCTGGCGGCCGTACAGCCCCTTCCAGGAAGGCCCTACGCCCTTGGATCCATCGATGGAATGGCAGGCATTGCATCCGCGCTTCTGGTACAGAAGGGCGCCGAACTGCTCCGGAGTCTTGCCCTTGCCCGGATCCGAGGCGTTGGCCAGCCATTCCTGGTAGACGTCCGGCTCTACCACCTTCACGGCGGTCCACATGTAGGAGTGGTTGGTCCCGCAATACTGGGTGCACTCCACCGGGAACACGCCGGTGCGGGTGGCCTGGAACCATATGGCGTTCCAGCGGTTGGGCAACACGTCCGCCTTGGCGCGGAAAGCGGGAATGAAGAAGCTGTGGATCACGTCCCGCGAGGTCATGGCCAGCTTCACCGGGGTATTGACCGGGACCACCAGGGTATCGTTGACCGCGCCGGCGGGGTACTCGAAGCTCCAGGACCATTTCTGGCCTTTCACGTTGACCTGCATGTAGCCCGAAGGCGCCACGCGCATGTGCAGGAATCCCTTCATGCCCACGAAGAACAGGGCCATCACGATGATCAGCGGGATGATGGTCCAGCTGAGTTCCAAGGTCAGGTTGTGCGTGATCTGGGCGGTGGCGAGCTGATCGGGGCGGCGGCGCAGGTACTTGAAGGTGAACACCGTGATCAAGATGACGATGAGCCCGAAGAAGAATACGGAAATCCACAGGTATAGATCGAAGGCCGGATCCACGATGCTCGTGAAGGTGGAGGCCTTTTCGGGAAGCCAGAACGTTTTCGCGTTATCCATATTCTTCTCTTACACCCGTTGATTGAAAGATGTCATCCGGCCGCGAGCCTTCGGCTCAGGCCCCCGTCCCCGCGGCCACCGGCCGATTGGGGACTTTATTGCGTTTCAACTCGCGACGCCACAGGGTTCCCAGGAACAGGAAGAGCCCGAAGGCGACCACATAGCCGCCCCCCTTCATGAAGTTCCGGGCGAACAGGACGTAGCCCTTAGCGTTCGGATCGTAGCGGTAGCAGAACATCTCGATCTTCTCGCCGATGGAAAGGGCCCGGCCGGCGCTGGCGTCCAACAGGGCCAGGCGCAGATCCTTGTGCTTGAACTCCACCCCGTACAGATACCGGGAAATCTTGCCGGCCGGCGAGATGGTGAAGATGCCCGCGGCATGCGCGAATTCGTTGGTGTTCCTCAGGTACTGGTATTTGAAACCGATGGCGGCGGTAACCCGTTTGATTTCCTTCTCGTTCCCCGTGAGGAAATGCCAGCCTGCCGCCGCCTCCGGCTTCCCCAAGGCTTCGATATGGGACTGCTTTTTGGCGGCCGCCAGCGTTTGCGTTTCGCGCGGATCGATGCTGATGGTTACGACCTCGAACTCCTTGCCCGGGGTCCAGGTCAGCTTCTTCATGCCGTCCAGCATCCCCTTTAATACCAGGTTGCACAGCATGGGGCATTGATAATAGGCGAAATTGAGGAGGACCGGCTTGCCGGGTTGGAAGTAGGCCCCCAGGGTAACGTCCTTGCCTTCGTCGTCCTTGAACTTCGCGTCCAAGGGAACCTGGTCCCCGAGGTGCTCATCGATACCCACGTCGACCAGGCTGGCGGGCAGTGATTGGCCCTCCGCCCCGGCGGTCGGTTCGCGGTTGGTATCGTAGCTGCCGCCGAACGCATGCGCGCCCCGGCCCATGCCCAATAGGGCTAGACCGGACAGGATAAGGACGCTGCGGTTGACGGCTAGCATGCTGTTACTTCTTCACCTGGGGCGCGGCTTTGGCTTTGCCGGAGGTTGCTTTGGCGGAGGCCGGCTTCCCAACGGCTGCGCCGTTGGGCCCCGAAACCACTTTGGCGCTCTTCTTTACTTCAGGCGCATTCTCCACCTGGATCCCGTTGTCTTCCGCGGCGGGAGCGGATGCGGCCGCAGCGGCGGCGAAAGCAGCGCCTTCCAGGTAGGTGTCCGTGATGGGAACCCATTCCCGGCCCGGCTTCCCCTGATGTTCTTGTGCAACCAGCTCCATGGCTCGCGCGATAGGGATGCGGATGCGGCCCTTGTCCTTATCCAGAATCTTATAAGAAGTCAGGATTTCGTCTTCATGGGCATGGAGCGCTTGCAACTCGGAAGGGACGAATTGCGCTTGCTTATGCGCGATTTCGTGATCCTTTGCGCCCTTGAACCAGAAAATGCAGACGGCGAAAAAGGCCAGCATGATGATCACGCTGATGGGAATCAGCCACAGGACCGTGGTCCAGCTGAAATCGGACAGCTCATGCCCGACGCCCGCGGGAGAATGCGGCTGGGCGGGATCGACGGTGCGGGTATCGGTGCTACTCATGATCGGGTACCCCGTTATCGTAGGATAGGCAGTCGGCCAGGCGCGGATCGCCCGACGGAATCAAGTTAGCGCTGTTCATCCGGCGGAAGAATAGGAAGAGGAACATCCCTCCGACGAACAACAGCGATCCGACATCGCCGAGGCCGAAGGTCGCCCCGTCCGGATGGAAATTCGGTTGGATCATCCAATAGATATCGATGTAGCACATGGTCATCAGCCAAAGGGCCCCCGCCGAGATGGCGAGGATGTTGCGCTTGACGTGCCAGGACATCAGGTACAAGAAGGGGATGGCGAAATGGCACCAGGGCAGGAGCAGGCTGACCGTATGCCAGCTGCCGACGGCGCGATGGTGGAAGAAGGAGGTTTCTTCCGGGATGTTGGCGTACCAGATTAGGAAGAACTGGCCGAAGGCGATATAGGTCCAGAACACGTTGTGGCCGAAAAGCAACTTGCCCGCATCATGGAAGTGATCCTTGCGGTAGATGTCCTTGCGGCCCGTCTTGCCGCGCAGGTAGGCCGAAATCAGGATCAGGAAGCAGTATTGCAGGACGACCGAACCGGCGAAGAAGTAGACGCCGAACATGGTGGAGAACCAGTGCGGGTCGAGGGACATGATCCAGTCGAAGGCGAAGAAGGTCTGGGTCAGGGCGAAGACGATGGCGGCGCCGGCGGCCACGCGGCCCATCTTGATCGTGAGGGCGGGGTCCCGGGTTTCGTCCTGCTTACGCGAGGTGCGCAGGAAGAACACGCTGAAGGCCGTCCACAGGCCGAAGTAGATGGCCAGGCGGATATAGAGGGCGGTCGGGTTGAGGTAAGCTTCCTTGATGTGCACCAGGTGGTCATGGGCCCGGACATCGGCGCTGTACCACGGGAGCAATTGGCCCGCGCCCAGGATGACCGGGATGAACAGAATAAGCATCCAGGGAAGGTTGGCGGCCGCGGTCTCGCTGACGCGGCGGATGGTAACGCTCCAGGCCGAGCGGGCCAAGTGCTGAACCAACACGAAGAAGAAGGAGCCGAGCGCGATGGCCAGGAAGAAGCAGAACGCGGTCAGGTAGGACGCGAAGAACGCCTGCTGCCCTTGCATATAGCTTACGCCGCACAGGACGGCGCCGATCGCTCCCAGTCCCAGGAAGATGGGGGCGCTCCCCACCTTGGCGGTCAAACGGTAATTATCAGTTGACATCCCTATTCCTTGTCACTTCAGGTTGGCGCGTTCGTTCTCGGGAACGTCGTTGAGAGTCGCATGGGTGGACCGCTGCAGGGCCCGGAGGTAGGCCACGATGGCCCAACGATCCTCTTCGGGAACCTGCTTGCCGTAAGAAGGCATATTGCGGACCCCGTAGGTGATGGTATGGAAGATCTGCCCGTCCGGCATGTTCACGATGCGATCATCGTGGAAGTTCGGCGGGGGGATCGGGAAACCATGCTTGATGACCATGCCGTCGCCCATGCCGGTGCGGCCATGGCAGGGGGTGCAATAGATCTGGAAGCGATCCTGGCCGCGTTCCAGAAGGGCCATATCGATCTTGAGCGGATTGGCGGCGTAGTGGGCCGTGTCCTTGCCGCCGCGATAATAATCGTCGTCGGCCTTCAGAAGGCCGACCGCCACGGTGCCTTCCGGGGGCGTCTGCATGTTGCGGCCGTCTTCGGTGAAGGTATTCTTCCCGTAGGGCAGCCATTTGGGCTGGAACTCCATGCCATGCTTGATCCAGACCGGGTTTTCATCCGAAGTCTGGCCGCGGCAGCCCAGCAGGGCGGCGAGAGCGAGGCCGGCGAGAAGCGCGATGCGAGGTTGGGGTTTCAAGGGATCAATCCTCCAGGACTTCGATGTTGCGGCCGCCGATGTCCGCCAGCAATTTCTGGACTTCGTTCACGTTGAACTTCGGGT encodes:
- a CDS encoding cation:proton antiporter, whose product is MHTPFGLLLAQLSVVVGIAGTCGLLAKRLGQPAVIGEMAAGIALGPSLLGHFFPGFSQALFPPASLGTLNLLSQVGVILFLFSMGMEIDLASVRRHARQALFVSPAGIVVPFLLGAGAAAFLYSGIAPPQVPFPAFALFLGSALSVTAFPVLARILAERNLLATALGHTAMASAAVEDVIAWILLALIIAVAKAASPFSAAAVALAASAFTLAMLFVLRPAARRLPVLDPDGRPKRGAVLAALIVLFLSSLCTEAIGIHALFGAFLAGAAMPSQSAFRTFLRERLEYPASLFLLPVFFASTGLRTRVDSLTSAVDWGVFALLLALAVAGKLGGVSLASRAAGAPWREALALGALMNTRGLMELIVLNVGLDLGILPPRLFTLMVLVALVTTAMTGPLLDLILGKTPGQVSRALSPGSKASVPRGS
- a CDS encoding cytochrome c oxidase subunit 3, yielding MATVTGLPEHHVAHHFDSAEQEFDSAKIGMWLFIASEIMMFGALFVGALLFHTLHHGGFAEGSAHLDWRFGAVNTFWLLTAGLTMGLAVVAAQAGQQAKVRMNLILSLIFAAGFLVTKSLEYAQKFEHGTLPGRLWHAHHGFTDPFSHVFFGFYFVMTGLHAVHVLVGMGLMIFALVRTSRTRFSRSYFTPIEMVAIYWALVDLVWVFLFPLLYLIR
- a CDS encoding cbb3-type cytochrome c oxidase subunit I encodes the protein MIAHVHDNINYLKTKKGLMSWLVTVDHKRIGMMYLASILLFFITGGTFAFLFRLELWSPLKDFLTPDQYNQFFTLHGVIMVFLVVVPGIPAALGNFFVPIQIGAKDLAFPKLNLTSLYLYWIGAGIALWSIVAGHADQGWTMYAPYSLSQNPAVLWMMVAAFILGFSSILTGLNFIVTMHTMRAPGMTWYRMPLFLWAMYATGIMQIFATPVLAITLLLLLMENFFGIGIFDPALGGDPLLMQHFFWFYSHPAVYIIVVPGFGITSEIIAAFAKKDIFGYRFVAYSSVAIAIIGFVVWGHHMFVAGQSELADTIFSFLTFFTAIPSAIKVFNWTATLYKGSIDLKTPMLYALQFLWNFTIGGLTGIILAILSVDIHLHDTYFIVSHFHYVAMGSTMIAFIGGIHYWWPKMTGKMYNETVGKLASITVFIGFNVTFFVQLIMGSLGSPRRYYHYWDQFQIYHQISTVGVVILAVGLFTALINLIVSLWKGATAPANPWGAKTLEWQTDSPPPLYNFTETPIVTHGPYAFETEKA
- the coxB gene encoding cytochrome c oxidase subunit II; amino-acid sequence: MDNAKTFWLPEKASTFTSIVDPAFDLYLWISVFFFGLIVILITVFTFKYLRRRPDQLATAQITHNLTLELSWTIIPLIIVMALFFVGMKGFLHMRVAPSGYMQVNVKGQKWSWSFEYPAGAVNDTLVVPVNTPVKLAMTSRDVIHSFFIPAFRAKADVLPNRWNAIWFQATRTGVFPVECTQYCGTNHSYMWTAVKVVEPDVYQEWLANASDPGKGKTPEQFGALLYQKRGCNACHSIDGSKGVGPSWKGLYGRQETTNMGMVMVDEAYLKESMMVPTAKVVTGFQPVMPVFQGVLSDREIAALMAYIKSLK
- a CDS encoding SCO family protein; this translates as MLAVNRSVLILSGLALLGMGRGAHAFGGSYDTNREPTAGAEGQSLPASLVDVGIDEHLGDQVPLDAKFKDDEGKDVTLGAYFQPGKPVLLNFAYYQCPMLCNLVLKGMLDGMKKLTWTPGKEFEVVTISIDPRETQTLAAAKKQSHIEALGKPEAAAGWHFLTGNEKEIKRVTAAIGFKYQYLRNTNEFAHAAGIFTISPAGKISRYLYGVEFKHKDLRLALLDASAGRALSIGEKIEMFCYRYDPNAKGYVLFARNFMKGGGYVVAFGLFLFLGTLWRRELKRNKVPNRPVAAGTGA
- a CDS encoding cytochrome c produces the protein MKPQPRIALLAGLALAALLGCRGQTSDENPVWIKHGMEFQPKWLPYGKNTFTEDGRNMQTPPEGTVAVGLLKADDDYYRGGKDTAHYAANPLKIDMALLERGQDRFQIYCTPCHGRTGMGDGMVIKHGFPIPPPNFHDDRIVNMPDGQIFHTITYGVRNMPSYGKQVPEEDRWAIVAYLRALQRSTHATLNDVPENERANLK